One Lucilia cuprina isolate Lc7/37 chromosome 4, ASM2204524v1, whole genome shotgun sequence DNA segment encodes these proteins:
- the LOC111679496 gene encoding RING finger protein narya-like has translation MFPLYCNQCFRRQKYETSLQLFVSRCGHIICNNCAQENCCICGRPFKAVAINKEMPQSMSGYFSSPMTQYQHFKKTLKFHHEQQQRLVMHMCRTIAEEDKKSKSELEALGKVDDSIMRQIEHERERIRKLREYIEYHERRLEQARYMSPPISSQPRPRYPQRVLGMEAAITKTANKNVAKRFSQPIRPNLVFPQSPTVSDTNNSSSVTTEETNVIKPSVKKQRTPPALLPLSQHKMSDTEFSFNLLE, from the coding sequence atgTTTCCCTTGTACTGTAATCAATGTTTTCGTCGTCAAAAATATGAAACATCATTACAACTCTTCGTTTCACGTTGTGGTCATATAATCTGTAATAATTGTGCCCAAGAAAATTGTTGCATTTGTGGACGCCCCTTTAAGGCAGTAGCCATCAATAAGGAAATGCCACAATCAATGTCAGGATATTTTTCCAGTCCTATGACTCAATATCAACACTTTAAGAAAACACTGAAATTTCATCATGAACAACAGCAACGTCTGGTCATGCATATGTGTCGTACGATTGCCGAAgaagataaaaaatcaaaaagtgaGTTAGAAGCTCTGGGCAAAGTAGATGATTCAATTATGCGTCAAATTGAACATGAACGTGAAAGAATACGTAAATTACGCGAATATATAGAGTATCATGAGAGACGTTTGGAACAGGCTCGTTACATGTCGCCTCCAATTTCATCTCAACCTCGTCCCAGATATCCACAAAGGGTACTTGGTATGGAAGCTGCGATCACTAAAACGGCTAATAAAAATGTTGCTAAGCGTTTTTCACAACCCATAAGACCGAATTTAGTTTTTCCCCAAAGTCCCACCGTAAGTGATACCAATAATAGCAGTTCGGTAACTACAGAAGAAACGAATGTGATAAAACCGAGCGTTAAAAAGCAAAGAACTCCACCGGCATTATTGCCATTGTCTCAACACAAAATGTCGGATActgaattttcatttaatttattagaatAA
- the LOC111679501 gene encoding uncharacterized protein LOC111679501, translating to MSIIEFEIDEIRKLCENVVPNSKIIACTSAAPAPLVRVDIQENQNYRQFTVCLRFPEDYPKRTILVELKSKTLSEKFLQGLTGLCEKQCQEYLGKPHCIKVLQFLQQYVKDNALCVCFDEIQQLRKDLGSNASADQLKIKQKSSTVHFTAKGGEYYYRVKAIVPQDYPRHCIDLQEQQTNLPAVLLRYLNGQSREIARQCVEPPLRMPKGKTLADFQPVPSLYRALKFCLEATLAFHSEICPICQRLVLPPEPKDLEMDDNKDDYVERVYCGHLFHQGCLKAYLQEPPFPKGGKLCPARRRHLRSDATYYLGGSQGSKMPTITPDTGGSCGIRLAHDRWVVSVKVAESRWAQKQARQRELEEVVDFLK from the coding sequence ATGAGCATTATTGAATTTGAAATTGATGAAATACGAAAATTGTGTGAAAATGTTGTGCCCAACTCAAAAATAATTGCTTGCACTTCAGCTGCTCCAGCCCCTTTGGTGCGTGTGGACATACAAGAGAATCAAAACTATCGTCAATTTACGGTGTGTTTACGATTTCCCGAAGACTATCCAAAACGAACAATCTTAGTAGAgctaaaaagtaaaactttatcCGAAAAGTTCTTGCAAGGTTTGACGGGTTTGTGTGAAAAACAGTGCCAAGAGTATTTGGGTAAACCTCATTGCATTAAAGTCTTACAATTTCTACAGCAATATGTTAAAGATAACGCCTTGTGTGTATGTTTTGATGAAATTCAACAATTGCGCAAGGATTTGGGTTCCAATGCATCTGCGGACCAGTTAAAGATCAAACAAAAGTCTTCAACGGTTCATTTCACAGCCAAGGGAGGTGAATACTATTATCGTGTTAAGGCCATTGTGCCTCAAGATTATCCTAGGCATTGTATAGACTTGCAAGAGCAACAAACTAATCTACCGGCAGTTTTATTGCGCTATCTTAATGGACAATCGCGGGAAATAGCCCGACAATGTGTGGAGCCGCCTTTGCGTATGCCTAAAGGAAAAACCTTAGCAGACTTTCAACCAGTTCCTTCACTATATAgagctttaaaattttgtcttgaGGCTACTTTGGCTTTTCATAGTGAAATTTGTCCTATTTGTCAACGTTTGGTGCTACCACCTGAACCAAAAGATTTGGAAATGGACGACAATAAAGATGACTATGTGGAAAGAGTCTACTGTGGTCATTTATTCCATCAGGGTTGTCTGAAGGCATATTTGCAAGAACCACCTTTTCCTAAAGGTGGTAAATTGTGTCCTGCCCGAAGACGTCATTTACGTTCTGATGCCACTTATTATTTGGGTGGAAGTCAAGGTTCCAAAATGCCAACTATAACACCGGATACTGGAGGTAGCTGTGGCATTCGTTTGGCGCATGATCGCTGGGTAGTCAGTGTTAAGGTGGCCGAATCTAGATGGGCCCAGAAACAGGCAAGACAGCGTGAATTGGAAGAGGTTgtagattttttgaaatga